In Desulfovibrio sp. X2, a single window of DNA contains:
- a CDS encoding glycosyltransferase family 9 protein, which translates to MNERFLVIQLARFGDLVQTKRLILTLARRGEVHLCLDRSLTSLAGLLFPHAVLHPLRAHAAGLAPGQGLSAIAADNLPVFAELAACDFSEVYNLNFSGLNFSLARLFDPDRVRGYVNRDGQETRDTWADMAFRWTRQRGPYGLNLVDFWAFHAAAPLAPGEVNPAAVPKGGGVGVVLAGRNQRRSLPPEVLGPAASALWSRKGQGPLYLLGAAGEREAGEAVAAHLPRAARGAVKNLAGRTDWEGLFDVVASLDALLTPDTGTMHLAAHLGTPVHAVFLSSAWCFETGPYGEGHTVWQATAECAPCVESRPCDFGVRCLEPFAGKDFLRLLTGRGGEAPHGMACLASRLDALGVDYAPERGSAPFAAERAAFRAFLARHLGLADAVSAGANALTDEFLLERDWLGGPDPRRLQQTANGCLP; encoded by the coding sequence GTGAACGAACGCTTTCTCGTTATCCAGCTCGCCCGTTTCGGCGACCTCGTGCAGACCAAGCGTCTCATCCTCACCCTGGCCCGGCGGGGCGAGGTGCACCTCTGCCTGGACCGCTCCCTGACCAGTCTCGCGGGCCTGCTCTTTCCCCACGCCGTGCTCCACCCCCTGCGCGCGCATGCCGCAGGGCTCGCTCCCGGGCAGGGGCTTTCCGCGATTGCCGCGGACAACCTGCCGGTCTTCGCGGAGCTCGCCGCCTGCGATTTCTCAGAGGTCTACAACCTCAACTTTTCCGGCCTCAACTTCTCCCTGGCCCGGCTCTTCGACCCCGACCGCGTGCGCGGCTACGTGAACCGCGACGGCCAGGAGACGCGCGACACCTGGGCAGACATGGCCTTCCGCTGGACCCGGCAGCGCGGTCCCTACGGCCTGAACCTCGTGGATTTCTGGGCCTTCCACGCCGCGGCTCCCCTGGCCCCGGGCGAGGTCAATCCTGCCGCCGTGCCGAAGGGCGGCGGCGTGGGCGTGGTGCTTGCGGGACGCAACCAGCGCCGTTCGCTGCCGCCGGAAGTGCTCGGCCCGGCCGCCTCGGCGCTGTGGAGCCGCAAGGGGCAGGGGCCGCTCTATCTTCTCGGCGCGGCCGGGGAGCGCGAGGCCGGGGAGGCCGTGGCCGCGCACCTGCCCAGGGCAGCACGCGGCGCGGTGAAGAACCTTGCCGGACGCACGGACTGGGAGGGGCTCTTCGATGTCGTCGCCTCGCTCGATGCGCTGCTGACTCCGGACACCGGGACCATGCACCTGGCCGCGCACCTCGGCACGCCCGTGCACGCCGTGTTCCTCTCCTCGGCTTGGTGCTTCGAGACCGGGCCCTACGGCGAGGGGCACACGGTCTGGCAGGCCACGGCCGAATGCGCGCCCTGCGTGGAGTCGCGCCCCTGCGATTTCGGAGTCAGATGCCTCGAACCGTTCGCGGGCAAGGATTTCCTGCGCCTGCTCACGGGACGGGGAGGGGAGGCCCCGCACGGCATGGCCTGCCTCGCGTCCCGCCTCGACGCCTTGGGCGTGGACTATGCGCCGGAGAGGGGCAGCGCGCCCTTCGCAGCCGAGCGCGCGGCCTTCCGCGCCTTTCTCGCGCGCCATCTCGGGCTCGCGGATGCCGTTTCGGCAGGCGCGAACGCCCTGACTGACGAATTTCTCCTGGAACGGGACTGGCTCGGCGGGCCGGACCCGAGGCGGTTGCAACAGACAGCAAACGGATGCCTCCCATGA
- a CDS encoding bifunctional precorrin-2 dehydrogenase/sirohydrochlorin ferrochelatase — protein sequence MRYYPIFVNLTDKDCLVVGAGAVGRRKIGALLDRGPRSVLVVDTRPPADDMAALLDNPRLCYETRTFRDEDVDGKFIVIASTDNEELNWRISNLCKDRGILCNIVDQPEKCSFIVPAVVSKGDLTLAVSTGGASPALAKKIRRDLEEYFGSNYGDFLILMARLRPHVLGLERGTEHNTVLFRDLVASDLLSAFERNDAGRAREILAAHLPAEISGRIDEVLDGLF from the coding sequence ATGCGCTACTATCCCATCTTCGTGAATCTGACGGACAAGGACTGCCTCGTGGTCGGCGCCGGGGCCGTGGGCCGCCGCAAGATCGGCGCCCTGCTGGACCGCGGGCCGCGCTCCGTGCTGGTGGTGGACACGCGGCCTCCGGCCGACGACATGGCCGCCCTGCTGGACAATCCCCGCCTCTGCTACGAGACGCGGACCTTCCGGGACGAGGACGTGGACGGGAAGTTCATCGTCATCGCCTCCACGGACAACGAGGAGCTCAACTGGCGCATATCCAACCTCTGCAAGGATCGCGGCATCCTGTGCAACATCGTGGACCAGCCGGAGAAGTGCAGCTTCATCGTCCCGGCCGTGGTCAGCAAGGGCGACCTGACGCTGGCCGTGTCCACGGGCGGGGCGAGCCCTGCCCTCGCCAAGAAGATCCGCCGCGACCTCGAGGAGTATTTCGGCTCCAACTACGGCGACTTCCTGATCCTCATGGCCAGGCTCAGGCCGCACGTCCTGGGCCTCGAGCGCGGCACGGAGCACAACACCGTCCTGTTCCGCGATCTCGTGGCCTCGGACCTTCTGAGCGCCTTCGAGAGGAACGACGCGGGCCGCGCGCGGGAGATCCTTGCCGCGCACCTGCCCGCCGAGATTTCCGGGCGCATCGACGAGGTGCTGGATGGCCTTTTCTGA
- a CDS encoding inner membrane protein YpjD has translation MAFSDLLRWIVFGCYFAGATGVFLGLVTSRKGLLRLGAWITGLGFAAHTADLVLWLVGGLSHGPEESYISLLSWVLLVVFVILWRTRDLAFLGMAAAPLAFLMYTVSFAFSGLRVVVPQEYAALFWVVHIGSIYVSMGLLAMAFGAGMAFMYMERKIKTKAKLSGFQREMPSLQAFDKVNRLAALVGFPLFTLGIGSGFVWSGLMRKMAYTGHPREILSIIGWLIYAFLFHQRLAMGWQGRKPARLAIWLFIFLVCAMLAVNLLSPMHHSVVLQQPS, from the coding sequence ATGGCCTTTTCTGATCTGCTGCGCTGGATAGTCTTCGGCTGCTACTTCGCGGGCGCCACAGGCGTCTTCCTCGGCCTCGTCACCAGCCGCAAGGGACTCTTGCGGCTGGGCGCGTGGATCACCGGGCTCGGCTTCGCCGCGCACACCGCCGACCTCGTCCTGTGGCTCGTCGGCGGGCTCTCCCACGGCCCGGAGGAGTCCTACATAAGCCTCCTCTCCTGGGTCCTGCTGGTCGTCTTCGTCATCCTCTGGCGCACGCGCGACCTCGCCTTCCTGGGCATGGCCGCGGCCCCGCTCGCCTTTCTCATGTACACGGTCTCCTTCGCCTTCTCGGGACTTCGCGTGGTCGTTCCCCAGGAATACGCCGCACTCTTCTGGGTCGTGCACATCGGCTCCATCTACGTCTCCATGGGCCTGCTCGCCATGGCCTTCGGCGCGGGCATGGCCTTCATGTACATGGAACGCAAGATCAAGACCAAGGCAAAGCTCTCGGGCTTTCAGCGCGAGATGCCGTCGCTGCAGGCCTTCGACAAGGTCAACCGCCTGGCCGCCCTGGTGGGCTTCCCGCTCTTCACCCTGGGCATCGGCTCGGGCTTCGTCTGGTCCGGCCTCATGCGCAAGATGGCCTACACGGGCCATCCGCGCGAGATCCTGTCCATCATCGGCTGGCTCATCTACGCCTTCCTCTTCCATCAGAGGCTGGCCATGGGCTGGCAGGGCCGCAAGCCCGCGCGGCTGGCCATATGGCTCTTCATCTTTCTCGTCTGCGCCATGCTGGCAGTGAACCTGCTGTCCCCCATGCACCACAGCGTCGTCCTTCAACAGCCCTCGTAA
- the hemA gene encoding glutamyl-tRNA reductase: MKNDIFLIGLNHKTADVEVRERFALSDKPDTARRLVSGPVREAMALSTCNRVEVLAVGSGDVIGHVAQVWAGACGQPPRLLEEAAYVHRELDAVRHVFSVASSLDSMVVGEPQILGQLKDAYRAAVDLGTARVIVNRLLHKAFFVAKRVRTETEVASSAVSISYAAVELAKKIFGELAGKRAMLVGAGEMAELAAQNLLSGGIEHIVVANRTLSRAEELAARFRGTPIAIEDMYEHLHETDIVISSTGSPTAVIRAQHVRDVLRRRRNRPMFFIDIAVPRDIDPDVNLLDNVYLYDIDDLREVVEENLAQRRGEAERAATIVAAETESFAKWLSSLSLHPTIRDLMAHGEDLARRELAKTLRRLGPDVDDRTRESLETLVLSIAQKLYHEPVCFLKRRAQEEGGAERFIDLSRRMFNLDRESIPPDAHADRKPSLTDDDACDCGLDEPDGTE, from the coding sequence GTGAAAAACGATATCTTTCTCATCGGTCTGAACCACAAGACCGCAGACGTCGAGGTCCGCGAGCGGTTCGCCCTCTCGGACAAGCCAGATACGGCCCGCCGTCTCGTCTCCGGCCCGGTGCGCGAGGCCATGGCCCTGTCCACCTGCAACCGCGTGGAAGTGCTGGCGGTGGGCTCGGGCGACGTGATCGGCCATGTGGCCCAGGTCTGGGCCGGGGCCTGCGGGCAGCCGCCCCGTCTGCTCGAGGAGGCGGCCTACGTGCACCGCGAGCTGGACGCCGTGCGCCACGTCTTCAGCGTGGCTTCGAGCCTGGACTCCATGGTCGTGGGCGAGCCGCAGATCCTGGGGCAGCTGAAAGACGCCTACCGCGCGGCGGTCGATCTGGGGACGGCCAGGGTCATCGTCAACCGGCTGCTGCACAAGGCCTTCTTCGTGGCCAAGCGGGTGCGCACGGAGACCGAGGTGGCCTCGAGCGCCGTGAGCATCAGCTACGCGGCCGTGGAACTGGCCAAGAAGATCTTCGGCGAGCTCGCGGGCAAGCGGGCCATGCTCGTGGGCGCGGGCGAGATGGCCGAGCTGGCCGCCCAGAACCTGCTTTCCGGCGGCATCGAGCACATCGTGGTCGCCAACCGCACCCTGTCCCGGGCCGAGGAGCTGGCCGCGCGCTTCCGCGGCACGCCCATCGCCATCGAGGACATGTACGAGCACCTGCACGAGACGGACATCGTCATCAGCTCCACGGGCTCGCCCACGGCCGTGATCCGCGCCCAGCACGTGCGCGACGTGCTGCGCAGGCGCCGCAACCGGCCCATGTTCTTCATCGACATCGCCGTGCCCCGCGACATCGACCCCGATGTGAACCTGCTGGACAACGTCTATCTCTACGACATCGACGACCTGCGCGAGGTCGTGGAGGAGAACCTGGCGCAGCGGCGCGGCGAGGCCGAGCGCGCGGCGACCATCGTGGCCGCGGAGACCGAATCCTTCGCCAAGTGGCTGAGTTCGCTGAGCCTGCACCCGACCATCCGCGACCTCATGGCCCACGGCGAGGACCTGGCGCGGCGCGAGCTGGCCAAGACCCTGCGCCGCCTCGGGCCGGACGTGGACGACAGGACCCGGGAGAGCCTGGAGACCCTGGTCCTGTCCATCGCCCAGAAGCTCTACCACGAGCCCGTCTGCTTCCTGAAGCGGCGCGCCCAGGAGGAAGGCGGAGCCGAGCGCTTCATCGACCTCTCCCGCCGCATGTTCAACCTGGACCGCGAGAGCATCCCCCCGGACGCCCACGCCGACCGCAAACCCTCCCTGACGGACGACGACGCCTGCGACTGCGGGCTCGACGAGCCGGACGGCACCGAATAA
- the tilS gene encoding tRNA lysidine(34) synthetase TilS: MASPRILPDTLPHTLQDLPPAQAHLCLDVQRFVSRELGVELAGRSLLVAFSGGADSTALLLAFHYLAPRLSARIAAAHLDHGLRPESADDAAHCRAFCAALGIPYFGEREDVAELSRRKGMGLEEAGRIARRDFLQRVILETGADWVLFGHHLNDLAEDQLMRLMRGTGWPELGGMAGVDVDRSLLRPFLLTPRARLREFLQAAGVPWREDASNQDPAFLRNRVRHDVLPLFVRENPNYLTAAARLWNLARLDRELAAASLSEPEPGLGLGEEPDTLVLRAEVLDAAHPAVRLRLCKQALTRLGPGQPLMDGLMDLEHAWTARRIGAAVRFPGDKEARVAPEGIVFGRVRRFVS, encoded by the coding sequence ATGGCATCGCCCCGTATCCTGCCCGATACCCTGCCCCACACCCTGCAGGACCTGCCCCCGGCCCAGGCCCACCTCTGCCTGGACGTGCAGCGCTTCGTCTCCCGGGAGCTCGGCGTCGAACTCGCCGGGCGCAGTCTGCTCGTGGCCTTCTCGGGCGGCGCCGACTCCACCGCCCTGCTCCTGGCCTTCCACTACCTCGCTCCGCGCCTCTCCGCGCGCATCGCGGCCGCGCACCTGGACCACGGGCTCAGGCCCGAGTCGGCGGATGACGCCGCGCACTGCCGCGCCTTCTGCGCCGCGCTCGGCATCCCGTACTTCGGGGAGCGCGAGGACGTGGCCGAGCTTTCGCGGCGCAAGGGCATGGGGCTCGAAGAGGCCGGGCGCATCGCCCGCCGCGATTTCCTGCAGAGGGTCATTCTCGAGACCGGAGCGGACTGGGTGCTGTTCGGCCATCACCTGAACGACCTGGCCGAAGACCAGCTCATGCGCCTCATGCGCGGCACGGGCTGGCCAGAACTCGGCGGCATGGCCGGAGTGGACGTGGACCGCAGCCTGCTGCGGCCCTTCCTGCTCACGCCGCGCGCCCGTCTGCGGGAATTCCTGCAGGCCGCGGGAGTCCCCTGGCGCGAAGACGCCAGCAACCAGGACCCGGCATTCCTGCGCAACCGAGTGCGCCACGACGTGCTGCCCCTGTTCGTGCGCGAGAACCCGAACTACCTCACGGCCGCCGCCCGGCTCTGGAACCTGGCGCGCCTGGACCGCGAGCTTGCGGCGGCAAGCCTCTCCGAACCGGAGCCTGGGCTTGGGCTCGGCGAGGAGCCGGACACCCTCGTCCTGCGTGCGGAAGTGCTCGACGCGGCCCATCCGGCCGTGCGCCTGCGGCTGTGCAAGCAGGCGCTCACGCGGCTCGGTCCGGGGCAGCCGCTCATGGACGGGCTCATGGACCTCGAGCATGCCTGGACCGCGCGGCGCATCGGCGCGGCTGTCCGCTTTCCCGGGGACAAGGAGGCGCGTGTGGCTCCGGAAGGCATCGTCTTCGGCCGCGTGCGCCGGTTCGTTTCCTGA
- a CDS encoding adenylate kinase produces MNILIFGPNGSGKGTQGSLVKKKYNLDHIESGAIFRQHIGGGTELGKKAKEYIDRGELVPDDITIPMVLDVLKKSSANGWLLDGFPRSIVQAQKLWEALQKDGVKLDYVIEILLPRQVAKNRIMGRRLCKNDPNHPNNIFIDAIKPDGDKCRVCGGELTARSDDQDEGAIDKRHDIYYDTKTGTLAASYFYKDLAPKAGFKYIELNGEGSIDSIKETLIAQLD; encoded by the coding sequence ATGAATATCCTGATCTTCGGCCCCAACGGTAGCGGCAAGGGCACGCAGGGCTCCCTGGTCAAGAAGAAGTACAACCTCGACCACATCGAATCCGGTGCCATCTTCCGCCAGCACATCGGCGGCGGCACCGAGCTCGGCAAGAAGGCGAAGGAATACATCGACCGCGGCGAGCTGGTTCCCGACGACATCACCATTCCCATGGTCCTCGACGTGCTCAAGAAGTCCAGCGCCAACGGCTGGCTGCTCGACGGCTTCCCGCGTTCCATCGTCCAGGCCCAGAAGCTCTGGGAGGCCCTGCAGAAGGACGGCGTGAAGCTCGACTACGTCATCGAGATCCTGCTGCCCCGCCAGGTGGCCAAGAACCGCATCATGGGCCGTCGCCTTTGCAAGAACGACCCCAACCATCCGAACAACATCTTCATCGACGCCATCAAGCCCGACGGCGACAAGTGCCGCGTCTGCGGCGGCGAGCTCACCGCCCGCTCCGACGACCAGGACGAGGGCGCCATCGACAAGCGTCACGACATCTACTACGACACCAAGACCGGCACCCTGGCCGCCAGCTACTTCTACAAGGACCTGGCTCCCAAGGCTGGCTTCAAGTACATCGAGCTCAACGGCGAGGGCTCCATCGACTCCATCAAGGAAACCCTGATCGCGCAGCTCGACTAG